GTCCTCGTCCGGCTTGGGGTTGCCCGCTCTGGCTACACGAGGGGCAGGGGAACAATCAACGCTGCTCGGGCCCCGGTGCGCGGCCCGTCGCCATCAGGTGGCGGACAAAGGCGCTGTCGGTCCAGGCCACCGACAGCGCCGGATCATGGATCGTCTCGCGCCCTTCGGACACCAGCGCCAGGTATTTGCGGTATTCCTCGGCATCGTTGAAATGCTGCCGCCGCGCCACCTCGGCCTCGGCCTTGGCGCGGAAGGCGGCGGTATACTTGAAATGCGCCAGCAGCATCTCGCGCGCGGCCAGCCGGGCGCCGCCGACGTAATGCACCCCTTCGGTCAGCCGCATCCAGGGCCGGTAGCGCAGCAGCGCCAGCTTTTGCGCCACGAACAGTTCGGGCCGCGATCCGGGGATCAGCCGGTGGCGCAGCCCGCTGGTCCAGGTCGGCTGGTCGGAAAACGGGCCGCGGGCCGAGGAGGTGGTCAGGAAGGGGGTCGCATCGGTGAAGCCCGCTTCGGCAAAGGGCGTGCCGCGGGTGAAGGTCGCCCCCGACAGCGGCCCTTGGGGATACATGTCCAGCATGAAAAGCCGCACGGCATCGGCATCGGCGAAATCATCCCCCGCCAGCAGGGCCGGCAGGTCGCCCCCGGCGGTGTCGTCCCAGACCAGCAGTTCGTCGGCATCGGCGACCAGCGTCCAGCGGCCGGGGCGAAAGGCCGCCAGCAGCGCCTCTTGCCAGGCGACGCCGTACATCGAGCTGCCATAGGGCGTATCGACCGAAAACAGCGCCACATCGGGCTGGTCGTGCAGGTAATCCAGCGATCCGTCATCCGACCCGTTGTCGGCAATCAGGAACCCGCCCACCCCCAGCGCGCGGTAATGGTCCAGGAAACGCGGCAGCATGAACATCTCGTTGCGCATGCAGGCCACCACGGCGAGGGGGGCGGCGGCCACCCGGCGCAGGCGGTCCTGCGGGCTGACCAGATCCAGCGTGTTCGACCCGGCGCCAAAGCGCAGGGGCTGGAAGCTGGGCCAGATCTTGCCGCGCCGGGGCACTGCAAGGGCGGCGGCGGTGCGCACCTCGGCTTGGGTCAGGTGGGTGTCCAGATGGGCGATGCCCACGCCCGATCCGGCAAAGGGGCGGGGGCCGTTTTCCCATTGCGGCACCGTCAGCCCCGAGGCGCCGGCGCGGCGTTCCACCGCCACGCGCCAGCCCTGGCCCTGCACCCGTATCCCGCCAAGTGTCAGCAGGTCGCCCAGCATCTTGTCTTCCATGAAGGACAGCCCGATCAGGCGGCGGCCTTCGGGGCTGGCCGCCTGATCCAGCGCGGTGGCCATGGCGCGGCGGCTAAGGACATAGCCCGATCCGCCATCGGCATAGCTGGACGGTTCGGGGGATTTGTCCAGGTCCATCCGGCCGCGGGGGCTGGCGGCCTTGGCCTGATGCCAGGCGCGGTCCATCTGGCCGCGCACCCGGGTCAGCGGACGGCCCAGATAATCGAACTTCAGGTGCTGCAGGCTGCCGAACAGCGTCTCGACATCGACAAAGCAATCGTCGTCGATCTTCATCATCCGGGCAAAGGGCGTGTGGTCATGCACCCAGCGGATCATCGCCAGGGTCTTTTGCGGCAGGCCCTCGTAATCGTCGGGGGCATCCAGAAAGACGATATCGCCCTGCCGTGTCCCGGCCGCGTCGGGGCCGGCGCCGCCGACCACCACGACATGGGGAATGCCAAGGGCGGCAAGGTCGGACAACCACCCCGAACGCAAGGTCGGAATCCGGCTGTCCAGATAGGGCTGGCACGACATCACCACCACCAGCAGGTCATGCAGCGGCGAGGCGCCGGGCCAGGGCGCCATCCGGGCCGGCAGGGCGGGGCTGCGCATCGCGCCGGGCAGGGCGGCCAGGGCCCGGGCCAGGCTTGCGGGGTGCGGGCCGGGGCGGGCCGCCAGCCGGCGGCGCGCGGCGGTCACCGCCGGGGCACCGTCGCGCTGCCGCGTCTCGGCCGCCGGGGTTGCCGCGGCCAGCGCCACCAGCCCCTCGGCCAGCCGGTCGGCGGCGGCGGCGCAGCTGTCGGGGCCATGGGCCAGCGCATCCAGCAGGGTCAGCCCCAGCCCCAGCCCCAGCCAGCCCCCCCGGGCCGACGACAGCGGCGCCAGATCGGCCAGCAGCCTGTCCAGCGTGGCAGGGTCGGGGGGCAGCCCGGCCGCGGCCCCGGCCAGAAGGCCGGCGATGCGCGATGCCAGATCCCGTTGCAGGCGGCCATGCGGCGGCTCCGGGGCACCCTCCCAGGCCGGGGGCACCGCCTCGGCGGCCATGCGCAGCAGGGCAGGGTCGTCCGGGGTGGCCAGGCGGTCGTCGGGAAAGATCAGGTGGCGCAGCAGCGCGGCGCCGGCATCGGCGCCGGACTGGCGCAGGGCGGCCAGACCGGGGGCGTCGCCGGGGGCCAGCGGCACTTCGGCCGGGCCCAGCAGGATGCGGCGGAACCGGGCGGTTTCGGGGTTGCGATACCAGGCGAACAGCGCCAGCGCCCCGGCAATTGCCGCCTGCGCGTCGGGGCCGGGGGGCATGTCGCGGGCCAGCGCCACCAGCCGGGCGCAGGCCGCCTGTCCTTCGGCCAGCAAGGGATCGGCCGGCAGGCCCGCCACGGCCAGCGCCTGCCAGAAGGCGGGATCCAGCCCATGCACCCGCAGCGCAAAGTCGCGCAGCGGGGTCCGCAGCCAGCCCGGCCCGCGGTCGGCCCCGGCCACCAGCCGCACCGAGACCGCGCGCAGCGCCGCACAGGGCGCGCGGCCGGCATAGGTTTCCGACTGCGCGTCCAGAAACCCGATCCAGGCATAGACGATGTCTTCGGCCAGCTTTTCCGGCAGATCCGGCCGGTCCAGCGCCAGCTGCACCCCCTGGGCGATGGTTGCGGTCACCAGCCAGCCGGGGCGCGGCTCTGCCAGCCACCACAGCAGTTTCGGCACCTCGGCCAGCCGCCCGGCCATGACCAGGAACGGCAGCAGGGCGGCATTGGTCCAGCGGTCGGTGCCCCAGTCGCGGCTGTCGAAGGACAGGCCGGCCTTGCCGGCCGCCTGCCACAGCGCGGGAAAGGCCCCGTGCAGGCAGAAGGTTTCCGACAGGCGCAGGAACAGCCGTTCGCCGGGCGGTGCCGGCAGGTCGGTCAGCACGGTGGCCAGCAGCGCCGCCGGATCGGCCGCCGGATCGGTGCGCAGCGCCAGCGCCAGCCGGCGGCACAGCCGGTCTTCGGCGGCCAGATCGGGCGGGGTGGCCAGCAGCGGCAGCCGGGCCGGGGCCGGACCCGCCCCCGCCATCCCGTCGGACAGAAAGCCCGTCAGGCCGAAACGCCCTGCGGCCTGCCAGATCGCC
Above is a genomic segment from Gemmobacter sp. containing:
- a CDS encoding glycosyltransferase family 2 protein codes for the protein MIDFRPENGSSLFCRTDYTVHQVANLNFHDTGWTTVPFHVSVRPLEGRVVVNRRDPAGWRREIVLDRDIDPAGGTIEVRFDVGAVSVWLDGQRVARFDRFPRPDRNGRLFLRRGFPGLDRIAHVTVEGAVLPESLRLRRGARAGGPRAQAPSGPGQLALTGRLEIRGRLPAGSWLQLPGDAGDRIDLIPLPEDDGTLGAVLPGRIWQGLPPEAPARLLPVTAQGRPAGAAISLSRADLRAMLTELAADHRLEQDDLAALQAVEHARFSGVLPQLPPRVRTAIWQAAGRFGLTGFLSDGMAGAGPAPARLPLLATPPDLAAEDRLCRRLALALRTDPAADPAALLATVLTDLPAPPGERLFLRLSETFCLHGAFPALWQAAGKAGLSFDSRDWGTDRWTNAALLPFLVMAGRLAEVPKLLWWLAEPRPGWLVTATIAQGVQLALDRPDLPEKLAEDIVYAWIGFLDAQSETYAGRAPCAALRAVSVRLVAGADRGPGWLRTPLRDFALRVHGLDPAFWQALAVAGLPADPLLAEGQAACARLVALARDMPPGPDAQAAIAGALALFAWYRNPETARFRRILLGPAEVPLAPGDAPGLAALRQSGADAGAALLRHLIFPDDRLATPDDPALLRMAAEAVPPAWEGAPEPPHGRLQRDLASRIAGLLAGAAAGLPPDPATLDRLLADLAPLSSARGGWLGLGLGLTLLDALAHGPDSCAAAADRLAEGLVALAAATPAAETRQRDGAPAVTAARRRLAARPGPHPASLARALAALPGAMRSPALPARMAPWPGASPLHDLLVVVMSCQPYLDSRIPTLRSGWLSDLAALGIPHVVVVGGAGPDAAGTRQGDIVFLDAPDDYEGLPQKTLAMIRWVHDHTPFARMMKIDDDCFVDVETLFGSLQHLKFDYLGRPLTRVRGQMDRAWHQAKAASPRGRMDLDKSPEPSSYADGGSGYVLSRRAMATALDQAASPEGRRLIGLSFMEDKMLGDLLTLGGIRVQGQGWRVAVERRAGASGLTVPQWENGPRPFAGSGVGIAHLDTHLTQAEVRTAAALAVPRRGKIWPSFQPLRFGAGSNTLDLVSPQDRLRRVAAAPLAVVACMRNEMFMLPRFLDHYRALGVGGFLIADNGSDDGSLDYLHDQPDVALFSVDTPYGSSMYGVAWQEALLAAFRPGRWTLVADADELLVWDDTAGGDLPALLAGDDFADADAVRLFMLDMYPQGPLSGATFTRGTPFAEAGFTDATPFLTTSSARGPFSDQPTWTSGLRHRLIPGSRPELFVAQKLALLRYRPWMRLTEGVHYVGGARLAAREMLLAHFKYTAAFRAKAEAEVARRQHFNDAEEYRKYLALVSEGRETIHDPALSVAWTDSAFVRHLMATGRAPGPEQR